Proteins from a genomic interval of Liolophura sinensis isolate JHLJ2023 chromosome 3, CUHK_Ljap_v2, whole genome shotgun sequence:
- the LOC135463885 gene encoding LOW QUALITY PROTEIN: uncharacterized protein LOC135463885 (The sequence of the model RefSeq protein was modified relative to this genomic sequence to represent the inferred CDS: inserted 3 bases in 3 codons; deleted 2 bases in 1 codon): MSGESSRDPVLLFAHPSMKHLARQIVSRCADVSKSNSELKPHGEGLLAGGSKQRPVEFHETISWSKFPDGFPNVFINDVCSMAGKDVIFLSSFHSPDIIFEQLSVLYMLPRYLARSFHILLPYFATGTMERVEMEGQXATAKTLTTLLSAIPLTCEGPAQITIFDIHALQERFYFADTIIPRLMSAIPLLQKELQSHSDRQNMAFAFXDDGAMKRFHNFFMTAPTIVCTKIRNGDSRXVKVKDGDPTGKHVVVVDDLVMTGGTLIECVKALMEKGAACVSCYVTHGVFPNNSWQRFIDSGLPIKSFWITDSLPHALEISQHPPFQLISLCDAIADELIGYDLLR, from the exons ATGTCAGGCGAATCCTCGAGGGACCCTGTCCTTCTGTTTGCTCATCCGTCCATGAAGCATTTGGCGCGTCAGATTGTCAGCCGGTGTGCGGATGTCAGCAAGTCAAATTCTGAACTCAAACCTCATGGAGAAGGGTTGCTGGCG GGAGGATCAAAACAGAGGCCTGTGGAATTCCATGAGACAATCAGCTGGAGTAAATTTCCCGATGGCTTTCCTAATGTCTTCATCAATGATGTGTGCAGCATGGCTGGCAAGGATG TAATATTCCTCAGCAGTTTCCACTCACCAGATATCATCTTTGAACAGTTATCCGTGCTCTATATGCTTCCCAG ATATTTGGCCAGATCATTTCACATCCTTCTGCCGTATTTTGCTACGGGGACGATGGAGAGGGTAGAAATGGAAGGGC GTGCTACAGCAAAG ACTTTAACAACGCTGTTGTCAGCGATTCCATTGACCTGCGAG GGCCCAGCTCAGATAACAATATTTGATATCCACGCTCTTCAGGAGAGGTTTTACTTTGCTGACACCATCATTCCTAG ATTAATGTCAGCCATTCCACTACTCCAGAAGGAGTTACAGTCTCATTCTGACAGACAGAATATGGCCTTCGCCT CGGACGATGGAGCGATGAAACGATTCCACAACTTCTTTATGACAGCTCCGACAATTGTGTGCACGAAGATCAGGAATGGAGATTCTC ATGTCAAAGTCAAAGATG GTGATCCAACAGGgaaacatgttgttgttgttgatgatcTGGTCATGACAGGAGGGACACTCATTGAATGTGTAAAA GCTTTGATGGAGAAGGGAGCTGCATGCGTGAGTTGCTATGTCACTCATGGAGTCTTCCCTAACAACTCCTGGCAGCGGTTCATCGATTCGGGGCTGCCCATAAAATCGTTCTGGATCACAGACTCTCTGCCGCACGCTCTGGAGATCAGTCAACATCCGCCATTTCAGCTCATTTCACTGTGTGATGCCATTGCAGATGAGCTCATAGGCTATGATCTACTGAGGTGA